tttgggagGATGAATCCTCATGGGATGAGAAAGACTGCAGCTTTCTCAGGGGATTCATATGTCAGATAAATGAAAGTATGTGTCTAGGCAATTCTTTCTAAGATCCTTACTGATGATCTACGATATACGTATTTCCGGTTAAAACGATATCGTATTACGTATACGATATCGCAATTCAGACGATGAATTTTCATACGgtatcgttctggcatgtacattatattctttttcttttgtatattttatcaCGAAACGAGGGTAATGACGTCTGCatgtacatgccagaacgatacCGTATAAAATCGTCATTATTTCCATATCgtatacgtacatgtaattatgataATTTCAGGTACGTCTTATAACAATATCTTAGCAAAGTGAATTTGCTGCGTACAATGGAGTATAGCGAGACGATGTCGTATACGTACAGCGATATCGTTTTAAGCGGAAAAGACGTACATCGTAGACCTATTTTCGCTAAtttaaggtacgtttttagatacgatattttgacacggaaatgatgccatagtgGCTTCAGGATCGGTTTATATGGTCTTCTCGTTGCTTCATAAAAGTAAATGACAATTTTGCTTTGCATTTTGCTTGCCTTTTATTTGCATGCAGGACAAGAGAACTTCATTGTGCGTGTAAGCCCGAGTGAGACAACCGACCAGAATGACCAGTGTGGAGAGACTTACGTGGAGACTCCGCTAGATGGACAGACAATTGTGGTGCACTGCAACCCGCCGATGTCCGGTCGCTATGTGTCCGTACTGGTTAGAACTGTGCCGGGTGGAGGTCTACGGTATCGCTTAAAACTGTGTATGGTGGAGGTCTATGGTACCGGTTAGAACTGTGAAAGGTGGGGGTCTACGGTACCGGTTAAAATTGTATGAGGTGGAGGTCTACGGTACCGGTTGATATCGTACGAAGTAGAGGTCTACGGCACCGGTTAAAAATGTGCACCTGTGAGTTATAGGTCCACGATTTTGGTAAAAGCTTTGTGAATTTCTGCGGTAAACCTGTGTGGAGTGAAGATCTACTGTTCCGGTTCCACTGTAAAGTCGATTCCTGCGTTACAAGTTAATACATGTGTTAGGTGGAGGTACCGTTTAGAAGATCTGCGACTTATATCTGGTTTATGGCATGCAGTAGAAAATGTAGTATTGTTAGCATTATGTCATTTATCGCCATGCATACGCACCTTTCGAGATTTACGTGTCAAGGTTTCAGATGTAGAGTGCGTAATTCGTTCTAGGGTAACCATACCATATATAATGTACTTATATTGTAACTGGCGTGTCGCATGCAAAGTGAGGATCACAATGATTAAATATTTTTATGTAAGTTTAATAAAAGCTTGATATTATATGCTGGTGtctcgaaatttgagttgtacaACTTATTTCTGTCTTGAGTCTgcaaacttattgataacctcTCTTGAGTGGGTGCCTATGCTGCTATACTGCACtaccacatgtacattgatGGGTCATATTTTCTAAGAACGCAAATCCTGAGTTCCCCCGCCCCAAAGACctgaaattagcgatttttgtcaaaaatgtctgtcaacaaatggttgccatggcaacacgaaaaaattgaaaacttcTGAAAACTGTTAACTcaattttaggaaaactcacgaaaaatggctaaaaatggGCTATTTTTGAGTATCGGCCATCCACAAGATTAGGTccatgttcaggtccggacctggaactAATCCTCTTGACCTggaccggacctgtacctgaatgttctgtacccaTCCTATCCCTAGTGATGGCGTTATTCAAGTACAATGTAGGTCAATCATCGCGCATTGTGAAAAGTCTTTATGACGTCACCCTCGAAGCCATCATGTCTATCAGATAGTAGTTGCTAGGTGGCGTTGTGATCCCATTAACACAATTGTCAGGTGAATCAAGTACAAGCTTTGCatcttttctgtctttcttgttGTACTCTTAATATTTCTTGTATAATGATGACTTTAAAAAAGACTTTCATTTGAAAAGATATAAACTGTATTTTCAAGTTTATTTTCTATACGACAACATTACCGTTCTGCTTAGAGGATACAAATTAAATTACTCCTAATGTCAAATCTTAATAATGAAGAAACGAGAAGTGCAAAAGTTCATCGAACAATTATTAGTTTTAATGTGAAACGCAATGGATCAACACATAAGCGCAAAACTTGCTActtgcaaataagttcctcatttgaataaaacttttagctcctgcaattaaaacaacaggagctaattgactaaTTTGCATTAAccgtgtcttagccttgctatcctttgaaatcaaaattgtcttcagcttgattttgccttacctttgttttctttggaatccaaattgtcttcagtctgaattgttttacaacgtttcctattagacatcaaaaattgtcttcattcatagttagagtataaaagagcTGTTTcatccagatcacttcagtgtcactgataaaaactggtggattccattTGACAcgtatgaccgtttccaaaaccatatccagttgcttgagtaactactttttggtgcatttctCCATtaatttctattctattttatgtatttgcaaattcgtgcccgtaggctaattgcaagggtacagacagtaaaaagttacaagtgtctattctatacagctatcttaTGATTCTACTGtactttactgggaggtttgacttctttgttggaggcagtggctgaggAAAAGTCCCACGTTTTAATAATAAGTGGGTTCTATGACTTTAACAGGAATGTAGTTCTTTGAAGGTCTACTAGCTGGTGAAAGGTTGGAATTTCATGATTCAAGTCTTGACTCTCCACTAATTCCACGAATTTATATcgtccgatttttttttctttttgctcttAATATGCCTTTCCGAAAATCGTCAAAAAAACAAGCAAGAGTTCGCCAACCTAGATATTAGATATTCTAACCACGAAAATACTTATATGACCTTTGCATAATAATGTTCATCTATAACTAACTCGCACATGTTACAAGTATCAAATTCCTGTCCTTTACCGCTTGGGGGAATTCTGGTACAATCGTATTAATTGTGCAAATAGGGTCCATTTATACgtacaaaataaaatcttgAATACCAAACCTTATTCTATCTGAAAACGCTCGTCAGTGTATAAGAATTCTATTGTATATTGGTGCCCACCTGGACGACAAATGTGTGCATGTACTCATTGTATACGTATTTGTGCTAATTTTGTTATAACTTATTTGCATGGATTTCGCTAAAAATGATTGGCTACCATGACGATGCTAATGTACATAACATAGCACATGAATGAGACTTTAAGTGTACACTGTGTCTTCGACTTGAAATTGATCTGCAGTCATTAAGACGTAATCAAGGAACGTATTAGTGATGCATTGAAATTCGTAAATTAGGTTACTCGGCAGTGTCGTTGACCctcaacggctagagcgttggattCAAAACCAAACGGTTCAAGGTTCGATTCCCACCATGCCCCACCAGGCCTTGTGTTCTTTGAAAAGGCACCCTACACGACTCACTCGCCATGAGTGAGTGATGCCCACCGAACTCTTCGCCTAAATCTGTCAAAACTTTGccgaaacacacacacaccgtttTGGTGCGCCAGTCTGCCAACACCTGCACATCCGCCACAAGAGCCGTAATTATTTTCCTTCGCAATCTCTATTTGCTAACTTCATTTCAACATGAAACATTCAGTCGGGACTTTTCTGAGAGAAAAGGTTAACAGAAGTTCAGTAGCTAATTAGTAGGAATGTGTAGCCCTTGAAGAAGCAATTATCTTAAGGTTTCTCATATACTTCGCCTTATTGTGTGGCGGTGTATAGCTTGCGTTCACTGCTTTTCAAAGTATATTACGTCTAAATATCCCGTGTAATACCATCTCTCACTGTCTAATTGGGTCTCCTACCGAGAGCTTGGGGTCATCCACCTCTAATTATAGAGAGTCATTCCCATTCACCAATAACAGCTCAGGATTTTGAATCACTATGAAATTCCATCCAATAGGAGCTGGAAATTCTCTGTTACTGAAtaaaccatggtaacagactgTTCCTATTCTGACAATAATCATTAGTCCATGCCAGGACATATGCCGAAATCAACATGGATAAGGATATCCTCGATAATCTCGTTCACCATTCCTAGTACGCATGatcagcgacaggaattgtgggtaatttgtcaaaggtgaatgaCCCCgtcttgtaaacagttctcgtcTCGATTTTGGTAACAATGCCCAGACGATtagtttatgtctcaggggctttcacctttgacatattacccacaatctCTGTCGctgcacatatacatgtacatgtgcacttGGAACTGTGAATGTGCTTATTGTCCTAACTTAGAGATGTTAATGTTGGTTATCAAGCTTCAATAGGTGCGTGACAAGAGGGAAAATTTAACCAGGCTGACGTCATTCTAAATGGTTCTGTTAAAATCAGGTTAACAACAGAGATTACAAAATAAGCACTGCAAGGTAACTTCATTACGACTTTTTGTACATCGCTAATACGTTCCCTGATTGCTTCCTAATTACTGTGATTTAAGTTCAAATTGAAGACAATATAGTTCCTATTCTTTTAGAATGGCCTTGCTTGCTGCACAATAGATTCCTCAGAGTAGCCAAGCATTTAAAACGCTCATGGTTACGAATAACAAACGTtgctgaaatatatatatatatatatatatacacctgGGTACAATCACACTGGGTATTCCAAGGGGTTACTGAGACTTGTTTTTACACCGACAAGCGTCTCAAGGCAGAACAAGGTTGGTTTGAATTCAAACATTTTTGGCGTGACCAATTCATGATAATATTCATAGATGTGGGATATCCATAGTTTCAGCGTACGTTTTTATAGGAAAGGACTTTTCTCCGAAAAGATGTGTACGTTACGTTGTATGTTTTCTTACAGGGCATCGGTGGAAATTTACTGTAAAAAGAAGGTAGAAATAAACAGTCAATAAACGATAGAAATAGATGGAGAATAGACAGTGGTTAAATGTATAATTCAATTTTTACCTTTTCGATTTATATATTTCTATCTAAATTGTGCAGTGAAATGTATTTGACCACGTTGTTTCAATTACATAGATTGAATCCCAACAAGTGGTTCTAACGtacgaatgaaaaaaaatgtcaaaacaagttGCCAAAATGAGGTTATgacacacagaaaaatagacaaTTTTCTCATTCACATCTTCTTCGACTTTGGAATTGACCCTGGCATTCTCCAATATTAGTAACCCTTTTCCGATATTCTTCTTTGCAATCAAAAGCATATCACGTTATTCATAATCAGTTTGGTACAGTAAGGTCGAAACTTTTTTTAAACGGACGATAttttcaaatcaacattgcacTAGAAAATTCGTCACCCTCTCGATTTGACGATTGTGAACTCCCTTgacagaaatggcgggaaagtGTGCCGTAACCATGGTGATGCTGACGTGTCTTGTCGTCCTTCTGACGGACCAGAACGGTGTGTCGTCTGCACCAGCGGAACCTGAATCCGACGGTAACAACTTCGGCTCTGTTGTTAGATATTGTTTCATACCGAAATTTTATGGCAACTGTGGcgtagtaaaaaaaaacgtagaaaATTGCAACATGGTAATGTATTCATCCCGTCATGCTTTGTGGTATAGCATTAAAACATGACGTAAAGAGAACTACTTGTCGATGAATGCCACTATACCGACACTTATCACTTTGattcatttctgtatatgaatctatatagccggtataaccacccttcggcgtaccACACCAGCAACGTTAGTGctagttcttttttttaatacacaCTTCTACAGTGTACATAACACAATTATTTACTATGACACAACGTTCGTTTCCTTTCACGAAAGAACTGTTTCAAAAGTAGACGAACGTCTACGAGACGGCAATTGAAATTATGTACTTGTGGATAAAGCCCAATTTTTACCCTAATCATTTTCAATGTCACATTCTTTTAGCAAATCTACAGGGTGATGAAAGGTATTCCCAACTCGAGGCCAAATTGAAGAGTCTAATGAAAACAATGACTTATTTCAAGGGTACGTCTGTGTTTCAATGATTCAATTCAGTTCTCGCTGTCAATTTGCCACCTTCTCTTTATCTGTGAATTTGTCCTTTGTAATTCTACTTCAGAATGTATTCTTTTTCAGTTAGTATTAACGTTAAAATCTGACATTTGTCTGAAGAAATTACTGTCTTATTTAAACTTACCTGAGGTCATTTTATCACAGCTAAGCAAGGTGACCTTAACACACGAGTTCTGAGCGTTGAGACTAACCAGAAAAAGATCAGAGAAGAAAACTCGAAGGAGAGAGAAGCCTTTCTAGAACGACTGGATAAGTTAAAAACTTCTGTGCAGTCGGACATGGATTCCGAAATTCGAGCTCTAGTGGAGAGACAAGACAAGCTGGAATCGGCACTTACTGCTACCAATGAGAGCTTGGAGGACTTTACGAAAGGCATCGGGGAAGACATGGTGGTATTTGCGAGCATGGATTCCAGGATTCGGACTCTAGAAGAAGGACAGAACAACTTGACGACAGCCCTCGCTGCTACCAACGACAGTTTGGAGGCTTTTGAGAAAGGCACCAGACAAGATATGATGGTCTTTATGAGCACTCTAGAAGAAGGTCAAGAAAAGTTGGAGTCGGCACTCACTGCTACCAACTACAGCTTTGAGACTGCCCTCAGTTCTGCAAATGAAAACTTGGAGATTGCACTCACCGCTTCCAACATGAACTTGGAGACTGCTCTCGCTACTTTCAACGAGACGTTGGAGTCTGCTCTCACGGTTTCCGACATAAAGTTGGAGGCTGCACTCACTATGTTCAACGAGACCTCCGAGGTGCTGGGAATGGTGGAACCGATGTTTGCGAGAGTCGAAAGTTTGGAGAACAAGGTGGCCAACGACACACAGCTGATCGCGAAGTGTGTTCCATGTACAGCAACTTCTATTTCCACATGGCTTATGGCGGAAATTATGAGCACCGTGGAGAGTCTATTAGAAGAGTCAAGTGGATCACAGGGAGAGTCAAACGGAACAAAAGCAGGGTCAAGCGGAGAACAGGCAGTGTCAAGCGGAGAACAGGCAGTGTCAAGCGGGGAACAAGAAGAGTCAAGCGAAGAACAAGAAGAGTCAAGCGAAGAACAAGACGTGACAAGTGGGGGAGAGGAAGAGCCAAGTCCAGTCAGAGGTACACTTGTCGGTAGGGAAGTCTATAACTGTAACGACA
The sequence above is drawn from the Branchiostoma floridae strain S238N-H82 chromosome 4, Bfl_VNyyK, whole genome shotgun sequence genome and encodes:
- the LOC118413401 gene encoding uncharacterized protein LOC118413401, producing MVMLTCLVVLLTDQNGVSSAPAEPESDANLQGDERYSQLEAKLKSLMKTMTYFKAKQGDLNTRVLSVETNQKKIREENSKEREAFLERLDKLKTSVQSDMDSEIRALVERQDKLESALTATNESLEDFTKGIGEDMVVFASMDSRIRTLEEGQNNLTTALAATNDSLEAFEKGTRQDMMVFMSTLEEGQEKLESALTATNYSFETALSSANENLEIALTASNMNLETALATFNETLESALTVSDIKLEAALTMFNETSEVLGMVEPMFARVESLENKVANDTQLIAKCVPCTATSISTWLMAEIMSTVESLLEESSGSQGESNGTKAGSSGEQAVSSGEQAVSSGEQEESSEEQEESSEEQDVTSGGEEEPSPVRGTLVGREVYNCNDTNGQYQPLWMVDLAGNYTVSRVSILNRKECCEGLKAWRDDGRCGYGTLAENGRPAECYPHGVYPCCSDSGWCGYTLNHCYCSGCVDYRNTVSVPTEECEVEYNERQECGWFGVTHAECAEQGCCFDTLAYFYGGPSCFYVKGWLTQDPSWVVDSSGTPWNGGTHDVTDAFDGNIGTYWDPQGTEQHHNNWYIILDLRASETLTRIAVNNYGDTTHDIESFTLQKSAVGSPYSWEDVASVDAVEAGTMERQEFGGFQGTARYWRFLVTRTHSGWQPSLTELNLYKIPSIKREENLIVRVGPSEISDQNEQCGETYVDTPLDGQTFVVYCNPPMSGRYVSVQQLVERSDVVKLCEVEVYGTG